The following proteins are co-located in the Wenzhouxiangella marina genome:
- a CDS encoding PQQ-dependent sugar dehydrogenase: MKALFILILSSVLMACGQASESGETPVTPAASPEPAATGAQAATPESAPAQQAQPEPEPAAAAAAPTGPEESRDPNAPQFEAAFEGQTRAPRPATTEDWTREVLVDRLDHPWALAFLPDGSLLVTERPGPLRHVTLDGAVSEPIANVPEVHAHAQGGLLDVAVAPDFEQSRTIYLSFAQPDGEASRTAVARARLSEDASALEDVEVIFHQDPSWSSRGHFGSRIVFRPDGTLFVTLGDRMNPEIRTEAQNPMNHIGAVVRINADGSVPADNPFADGENGAPEVWSYGHRNIQAAALRPGTDQLWTIEHGPRGGDELNNPQPGLNYGWPTIGYGIEYRGDEIGEGITQMEGMEQPVYYWDPVVAPSGLIFYTGDAFPAWVGDAFVGGLATRRLSRLVFDGDRVVGEEWLNIGERVRDVAQGPDGAIYLVTDEDNGKLMRIVPAE, translated from the coding sequence ATGAAAGCCCTGTTCATCCTTATTCTCTCCAGCGTGCTGATGGCCTGCGGCCAGGCCAGCGAGTCCGGCGAGACCCCAGTGACTCCTGCGGCCAGCCCGGAACCTGCGGCGACGGGTGCGCAAGCCGCGACGCCCGAATCGGCACCCGCGCAGCAAGCGCAGCCCGAGCCCGAGCCGGCTGCGGCCGCAGCGGCTCCGACCGGCCCCGAGGAAAGCCGCGACCCCAACGCGCCGCAATTCGAGGCCGCCTTCGAAGGCCAGACCCGCGCGCCGCGTCCCGCGACGACCGAAGACTGGACTCGGGAAGTGCTGGTCGACCGCCTCGACCATCCCTGGGCCCTGGCCTTCCTGCCCGACGGCAGCCTGCTGGTCACGGAGCGGCCGGGTCCGCTGCGTCACGTCACGCTCGACGGCGCGGTGTCCGAGCCGATCGCCAACGTGCCCGAGGTCCATGCGCATGCCCAGGGCGGGCTGCTGGACGTGGCCGTGGCGCCGGATTTCGAGCAATCCCGCACGATCTACCTGAGCTTTGCCCAGCCCGACGGTGAGGCCAGCCGCACGGCCGTGGCGCGGGCCCGCCTGAGCGAGGATGCCAGTGCCCTGGAGGATGTCGAGGTGATCTTCCACCAGGACCCCTCCTGGTCTTCGCGTGGGCACTTCGGCTCGCGCATCGTCTTCCGTCCGGACGGCACCCTGTTCGTGACCCTCGGCGACCGCATGAATCCCGAGATCCGGACCGAAGCCCAGAACCCGATGAACCACATCGGCGCGGTGGTCCGGATCAACGCCGATGGCTCGGTTCCGGCCGACAACCCCTTTGCCGACGGCGAGAACGGCGCGCCCGAAGTCTGGTCCTATGGACACCGCAATATCCAGGCGGCCGCGCTGCGCCCCGGGACCGATCAGCTCTGGACCATCGAACATGGTCCGCGCGGTGGTGACGAACTGAACAATCCACAGCCCGGCCTGAACTATGGCTGGCCGACGATCGGCTACGGCATCGAATACCGGGGTGACGAGATCGGGGAGGGGATCACTCAGATGGAAGGCATGGAACAGCCGGTCTACTACTGGGACCCGGTGGTCGCGCCCTCGGGCCTGATCTTCTACACCGGCGATGCCTTCCCGGCCTGGGTTGGTGATGCCTTCGTCGGCGGTCTGGCCACCCGGCGTCTCTCTCGCCTGGTCTTCGACGGCGATCGTGTCGTCGGCGAGGAATGGCTGAACATCGGCGAGCGCGTGCGCGATGTCGCGCAGGGTCCCGACGGCGCCATCTATCTGGTGACCGATGAGGACAACGGCAAACTGATGCGAATCGTGCCGGCCGAATGA
- the cgtA gene encoding Obg family GTPase CgtA — protein MKFVDEARINVVAGKGGPGVVSFRREKYIPKGGPDGGDGGAGGSVWLVADSGLNTLADFRHARHFKARNGEPGAGRERYGKSAEDIEIKVPLGTVVTVTETGERIGELTEHGQRLLVARGGQGGRGNVHFKSSVNRTPRQCTPGTPGEERELFLELRVLADVGLLGFPNAGKSTLISAVSAARPKVADYPFTTLHPNLGVVSLEPGRSFVIADIPGIIEGAAEGAGLGIRFLKHLKRTRLLLHLVDIAPIDQSDPVAQVRALEDELRRFDAELAERERWLVLTKIDQLDPEEAEARCRDIVQGLDWQGPWFAISAVARQGLEPLVGQIMVHLEAVARDRSQDDVGTDDGDEAEPPTED, from the coding sequence ATGAAATTCGTCGATGAAGCGCGTATCAATGTGGTCGCCGGGAAGGGCGGGCCGGGGGTGGTCAGCTTCCGGCGCGAGAAGTACATCCCGAAGGGCGGGCCGGATGGCGGCGACGGTGGCGCCGGTGGCAGTGTCTGGCTGGTTGCCGATTCGGGCCTGAACACGCTCGCGGACTTTCGCCATGCCCGACACTTCAAGGCCCGTAACGGTGAGCCCGGTGCCGGCCGGGAGCGCTATGGCAAGTCCGCCGAAGACATCGAGATCAAGGTGCCGCTGGGGACCGTGGTCACCGTCACCGAAACCGGTGAACGGATCGGCGAGCTGACCGAGCACGGTCAGCGCCTGCTGGTGGCTCGTGGCGGGCAGGGCGGTCGCGGTAACGTTCACTTCAAGTCCTCCGTCAATCGGACCCCGCGCCAGTGCACGCCAGGCACCCCGGGCGAGGAGCGCGAACTGTTTCTCGAACTGCGGGTGCTGGCCGATGTGGGCCTGCTCGGCTTTCCGAATGCCGGCAAGTCCACCCTGATCAGTGCCGTTTCCGCGGCCCGCCCGAAGGTGGCCGACTATCCCTTCACCACCCTGCATCCCAATCTCGGCGTGGTCAGTCTCGAACCCGGGCGCAGCTTCGTGATCGCCGATATCCCGGGCATCATCGAAGGGGCGGCAGAAGGCGCCGGCCTTGGAATTCGCTTTCTCAAGCATCTCAAGCGGACCCGCCTGCTGCTGCACCTGGTCGACATCGCCCCGATCGATCAATCCGATCCGGTCGCCCAGGTCAGAGCCCTGGAGGACGAACTGCGGCGCTTCGATGCGGAGCTGGCCGAGCGTGAGCGCTGGCTGGTGCTGACCAAGATCGATCAGCTCGATCCCGAGGAAGCGGAAGCTCGTTGTCGGGACATCGTCCAGGGCCTGGACTGGCAGGGGCCGTGGTTCGCGATCTCCGCCGTGGCCCGGCAGGGGCTGGAGCCGCTGGTCGGTCAGATCATGGTCCACCTGGAGGCCGTGGCGCGCGATCGCAGCCAGGATGATGTGGGGACTGACGACGGCGATGAGGCAGAGCCGCCGACCGAGGACTGA
- the rpmA gene encoding 50S ribosomal protein L27, translating into MAHKKAGGSTRNGRDSNPKFLGVKRYGGEQVLAGNILVRQRGTRFHAGNNVKAGRDHTLFALTDGKVVFEERGLPKRKFISIVPTD; encoded by the coding sequence ATGGCTCATAAGAAAGCAGGCGGTTCGACTCGTAACGGCCGCGACTCCAATCCCAAGTTCCTGGGCGTCAAGCGCTACGGCGGCGAGCAGGTCCTGGCTGGCAACATCCTCGTTCGTCAGCGCGGCACCCGCTTCCATGCCGGCAACAACGTCAAGGCCGGCCGCGATCACACCCTGTTCGCGCTGACCGACGGCAAGGTCGTGTTCGAAGAGCGCGGACTGCCGAAGCGCAAGTTCATTTCGATCGTTCCGACCGACTGA
- the rplU gene encoding 50S ribosomal protein L21 has protein sequence MYAVFSTGGKQYRASEGDIVRVEKLDADKGATIELDQVLMVGEGDDVRIGTPTVEGGKVTAEVVDHGRGEKIRIIKFRRRKHHMKQMGHRQYYTEIKITGIEG, from the coding sequence ATGTACGCGGTTTTTTCCACCGGCGGCAAGCAGTACCGGGCCAGCGAAGGCGACATCGTTCGGGTTGAAAAGCTCGACGCCGACAAGGGCGCAACCATCGAACTGGACCAGGTCCTGATGGTGGGTGAAGGCGACGACGTCCGTATCGGTACCCCGACGGTCGAAGGCGGCAAAGTCACCGCCGAAGTGGTCGATCATGGCCGCGGCGAGAAGATTCGGATCATCAAGTTCCGTCGCCGCAAGCATCACATGAAGCAGATGGGCCACCGTCAGTACTACACCGAAATCAAAATCACCGGAATCGAGGGCTAA
- a CDS encoding tetratricopeptide repeat-containing sulfotransferase family protein, whose product MTPDSRVFSIEPAERLFASGQASRAERWLREHADQPLARARLREYWLVEGRKAEVMELVQAGETRLDRAVEAFIAGRPAEALAWCDGELAEHPDDAYAALNRARCLHNLGQPAEALEAFRRLVQAHPGLPEAWYSFAHALRAAGHEAPACQAYEEALKLAPGLRAARFNLGLTLLNLDRAEEAKACFERLLDANADDVEAMVHLGLALHMNGQSELAVRRLKRALMHAPGHPQAHRFLAGIYNQAGHAELALEHLEKALAAHPDDPELLAELADIHELSSRLDAARAAVERGLAQAPGHPQLRLMAARLDRRAGNLEAAHSNLSAVRPEALPPRLGLQHAQEAGLLMDRLGKADEAMLAFERANELAGRDGRKQAVDRQAFGRELERMGDWLQRGASARGELPGADRGEDLIFLIGFTRSGTTLLDTFFGPLAQVQSVEEKPTFERLIIDAARQGVAYPFDLDAMSVDELEGLRQRYRQHLGRFLPAGGAERTIDRMPLRLIHAATLGRLFPGARFLLAERHPCDVVLSNFMQIFEPGDALVHCDTLASTVSLYDAVMRLWWQTEPLVADRLVRVRYEALVADPETELRRSCAALDLEFDPAMLEQRHRGSSEKRVRTASYQQVHEPIYRRAASRWERYRAHFEPHLQQLEPHAERLGYPSLR is encoded by the coding sequence ATGACCCCCGATTCCCGAGTATTTTCGATCGAGCCGGCCGAGCGCCTGTTCGCCAGCGGCCAGGCGAGCCGGGCCGAGCGCTGGTTGCGCGAGCATGCGGATCAGCCCTTGGCGCGAGCGCGTCTACGCGAATACTGGCTGGTCGAAGGTCGCAAGGCCGAAGTCATGGAGCTGGTGCAGGCCGGCGAGACTCGCCTGGATCGCGCCGTGGAAGCTTTCATTGCCGGACGACCGGCCGAAGCCCTGGCCTGGTGCGACGGCGAGCTGGCCGAGCACCCGGATGACGCCTACGCAGCACTCAACCGCGCGCGCTGCCTGCACAATCTCGGTCAGCCGGCCGAGGCGCTCGAGGCCTTCCGGCGGCTGGTGCAAGCGCATCCCGGGTTGCCCGAAGCCTGGTACTCCTTCGCCCATGCCTTGCGTGCCGCCGGCCACGAGGCGCCGGCCTGCCAGGCCTATGAGGAAGCCTTGAAGCTGGCGCCCGGCCTGCGCGCCGCGCGCTTCAACCTCGGCCTGACCCTGCTCAATCTCGATCGCGCCGAAGAGGCGAAGGCCTGCTTCGAGCGGCTTCTGGACGCGAACGCCGATGACGTCGAGGCCATGGTGCATCTCGGACTGGCCCTGCACATGAACGGCCAGTCCGAGCTGGCCGTTCGCCGCCTGAAACGCGCGCTCATGCACGCGCCTGGCCATCCCCAGGCGCATCGCTTTCTGGCCGGCATCTACAACCAGGCAGGCCACGCCGAGCTGGCGCTGGAGCATCTCGAAAAGGCCCTCGCGGCCCACCCGGACGATCCCGAACTGCTGGCCGAGCTGGCCGATATCCACGAGCTGTCCAGCCGTCTGGATGCCGCCAGGGCGGCGGTCGAGCGTGGGCTGGCGCAAGCGCCCGGGCATCCCCAGCTGCGGCTGATGGCGGCGCGACTGGATCGCCGGGCGGGCAATCTGGAGGCTGCACATTCGAATCTGAGCGCCGTTCGACCCGAGGCCCTGCCGCCGCGTCTGGGTCTGCAGCATGCCCAGGAGGCAGGATTGCTGATGGACCGCCTCGGCAAGGCCGATGAGGCCATGCTCGCCTTCGAACGGGCCAACGAGCTGGCCGGGCGTGACGGGCGCAAGCAGGCAGTCGATCGTCAGGCCTTCGGGCGCGAGCTGGAGCGGATGGGAGACTGGCTGCAGCGCGGCGCGAGCGCCCGGGGCGAGCTGCCTGGCGCGGATCGAGGGGAGGACCTGATCTTCCTGATCGGTTTCACTCGCTCGGGCACGACCCTGCTCGATACCTTCTTCGGCCCGCTGGCCCAGGTGCAAAGCGTCGAGGAAAAGCCCACCTTCGAGCGCCTGATCATCGACGCTGCCCGCCAGGGTGTGGCCTATCCCTTCGATCTGGACGCCATGTCGGTCGACGAGCTCGAAGGGCTCCGTCAGCGCTACCGGCAGCACCTGGGCCGTTTCCTGCCCGCTGGCGGGGCCGAGCGGACCATCGACCGGATGCCTCTGCGTCTGATCCACGCGGCGACACTGGGCCGCCTGTTTCCCGGTGCACGCTTCCTGCTGGCCGAGCGCCATCCCTGCGACGTGGTGCTGAGCAATTTCATGCAGATCTTCGAGCCGGGCGATGCGCTGGTTCACTGTGACACCCTGGCCTCGACGGTCTCGCTCTACGATGCGGTGATGCGGCTGTGGTGGCAGACGGAGCCATTGGTCGCCGATCGCCTGGTTCGGGTTCGCTATGAGGCATTGGTCGCTGATCCGGAAACGGAGCTCAGGCGCTCCTGTGCCGCCCTGGATCTCGAATTCGATCCCGCCATGCTCGAGCAGCGCCACCGGGGATCGTCCGAAAAGCGGGTCAGAACGGCCAGCTACCAGCAGGTCCACGAACCGATCTACCGGCGCGCCGCCAGCCGCTGGGAGCGCTATCGTGCGCATTTCGAACCGCATCTGCAGCAGCTCGAACCCCATGCGGAGCGACTCGGCTATCCGAGCCTGCGCTGA
- the uvrA gene encoding excinuclease ABC subunit UvrA — translation MKSISVRGARTHNLANVDLDLPRDQLIVFTGLSGSGKSSLAFDTIYAEGQRRYVESLSAYARQFLSMMEKPDVDHIEGLSPAISIEQKAASHNPRSTVGTVTEIHDYLRLMYARVGTPRCPDHDEQLDAQTVSQMVDTVLALPEGSRLMLLAPVVRNRKGEHHQLLENLRAQGFVRARVNGKVIDLDDELPKLELRKKHSIEAVVDRFKVRDDSGPGAGTGLAQRLAESFETALALADGVAVIAPMPGSEDELKEILFSSRFACPVCDYSLSELEPRMFSFNNPNGACEACDGLGVSQYFDPDRVIANRALSLAGGAVRGWDRRNAYYFQLIQSLARHYGFDVETPFEELPETVQQIILHGSGKENIAFRYLSERGSQTRKHPFVGIIPNLERRYRETDSRIVREELSRYISTQACPSCHGQRLNRAARHVFIDDHNLPEISSWSVEQCLAFFEALELGGWRGEIAAKILKEVRERLRFLVNVGLDYLTLDRQADTLSGGEAQRIRLASQIGAGLVGVMYVLDEPSIGLHQRDNTRLLETLTRLRDLGNTVIVVEHDEDAIRSADHVVDIGPGPGVHGGRIVFSGDPKGLIDCKDSLTGDYLSGRREIEIPKQRGKIDKQRIFRIEGATGNNLQSVTLEIPAGQFVCITGVSGSGKSTLINDTLYRLMARELNGASENPAPFERYSGLELFDKVVDIDQSPIGRTPRSNPATYTGLFTPIRELFAGTQEARARGYKPGRFSFNVKGGRCEACQGDGMIRVEMHFLPDIFVPCDVCHGKRYNRETLTVHYKGKTIHEVLEMTVEDALPFFEPVPAVARKLQTLMDVGLSYIQLGQSATTLSGGEAQRIKLARELSKRDTGNTLYILDEPTTGLHFHDIKQLLSVLHRLRDEGNTVVVIEHNLDVIKTADWIVDLGPEGGQGGGRIIATGRPEQVAKKKGSWTGEYLAPILGIKRAGNRKSR, via the coding sequence ATGAAATCGATCTCCGTCCGCGGTGCCCGCACCCACAACCTGGCCAACGTCGATCTCGACCTGCCGCGCGACCAGCTGATCGTCTTCACTGGCCTGTCGGGATCGGGCAAGTCTTCGCTGGCCTTCGACACCATCTACGCCGAGGGACAGCGACGTTACGTCGAGTCCTTGTCGGCCTATGCGCGGCAGTTCCTGTCGATGATGGAAAAACCCGACGTCGACCACATCGAAGGGCTATCCCCGGCCATTTCCATCGAGCAGAAAGCGGCCAGCCACAACCCGCGCTCGACCGTCGGCACGGTCACCGAAATCCATGACTACCTGCGCCTCATGTACGCTCGCGTCGGCACGCCGCGCTGCCCCGACCACGACGAACAGCTCGACGCGCAGACCGTCTCGCAGATGGTCGACACGGTGCTGGCCCTGCCGGAAGGCAGCAGATTGATGCTGCTGGCCCCGGTGGTCCGGAATCGCAAGGGCGAACACCACCAACTCCTGGAGAATCTGCGCGCCCAGGGCTTCGTGCGCGCTCGTGTCAATGGCAAGGTCATCGACCTCGACGACGAGCTGCCCAAACTGGAGCTCCGCAAGAAGCACAGCATCGAAGCCGTCGTCGACCGCTTCAAGGTCCGCGACGATTCCGGACCGGGCGCAGGCACCGGCCTCGCACAGCGCCTGGCCGAAAGCTTCGAGACCGCCCTGGCCCTGGCCGACGGCGTCGCCGTGATCGCACCGATGCCCGGCTCGGAAGACGAGTTGAAGGAAATCCTGTTCTCCTCGCGCTTCGCCTGCCCGGTCTGCGACTACAGCCTGTCCGAGCTCGAACCCCGGATGTTCAGCTTCAATAACCCGAACGGCGCCTGCGAGGCCTGCGACGGCCTCGGTGTGAGCCAGTACTTCGACCCCGATCGGGTCATCGCCAACCGCGCCCTGTCCCTGGCCGGGGGCGCGGTGCGCGGCTGGGACCGCCGCAATGCCTATTACTTCCAGTTGATCCAGTCCCTGGCCCGGCACTACGGATTCGACGTCGAGACCCCCTTCGAGGAGCTGCCCGAGACGGTCCAGCAGATCATCCTGCACGGCTCCGGGAAAGAGAACATCGCGTTCCGTTACCTATCCGAGCGAGGCAGCCAGACGCGCAAGCACCCCTTCGTGGGCATCATCCCCAACCTGGAGCGGCGCTATCGCGAGACCGATTCGCGCATCGTGCGCGAGGAACTCTCACGCTACATCTCCACCCAGGCCTGCCCGTCCTGCCACGGCCAGCGGCTCAACCGCGCGGCGCGACACGTGTTCATCGACGATCACAACCTGCCCGAAATCTCCAGCTGGTCCGTCGAACAGTGCCTGGCCTTCTTCGAGGCCCTGGAGCTGGGTGGCTGGCGCGGCGAGATCGCGGCCAAGATCCTGAAGGAAGTCCGCGAACGCCTCCGCTTTCTCGTCAACGTGGGCCTGGACTACCTGACCCTCGATCGCCAGGCCGACACCCTCTCCGGCGGCGAAGCCCAGCGCATTCGTCTGGCCAGCCAGATCGGCGCCGGTCTGGTCGGTGTCATGTACGTGCTCGACGAACCCTCCATCGGCCTTCACCAGCGCGACAACACGCGCCTGCTCGAGACCTTGACCCGCCTGCGCGACCTGGGCAACACGGTGATCGTCGTCGAGCACGATGAAGACGCCATCCGTTCGGCCGATCACGTGGTCGACATCGGTCCGGGGCCCGGCGTGCACGGCGGTCGGATCGTTTTTTCCGGCGACCCGAAGGGCCTGATCGACTGCAAGGACTCGCTGACCGGTGACTACCTCTCGGGCCGCAGGGAAATCGAGATTCCGAAGCAGCGCGGCAAGATCGACAAGCAGCGCATCTTCCGCATCGAGGGGGCGACCGGGAACAACCTCCAGTCGGTCACGCTGGAGATTCCGGCGGGTCAGTTCGTCTGCATCACCGGTGTCTCGGGCTCGGGCAAATCGACCCTGATCAACGACACCCTGTACCGCCTGATGGCCCGCGAACTCAACGGCGCTTCGGAAAATCCGGCCCCCTTCGAGCGCTACAGTGGCCTGGAACTGTTCGACAAGGTGGTGGATATCGACCAGAGCCCCATCGGGCGCACGCCGCGCTCCAATCCGGCCACCTACACGGGCCTGTTCACCCCGATCCGCGAGCTGTTCGCCGGCACCCAGGAAGCGAGGGCGCGAGGCTACAAACCGGGCCGCTTCAGTTTCAACGTCAAGGGCGGGCGCTGCGAGGCCTGCCAGGGCGACGGCATGATCCGGGTCGAAATGCACTTCCTGCCCGACATCTTCGTGCCCTGCGACGTCTGCCACGGCAAGCGCTACAACCGCGAGACACTGACCGTCCACTACAAGGGCAAGACCATCCACGAAGTGCTGGAAATGACCGTCGAGGATGCCCTGCCCTTCTTCGAGCCCGTGCCGGCCGTGGCGCGCAAGCTGCAGACCCTGATGGACGTAGGCCTGAGCTATATCCAGCTCGGACAGAGCGCCACCACCCTGTCCGGCGGGGAGGCCCAGCGCATCAAGCTGGCGCGTGAGCTGTCCAAGCGGGACACGGGCAACACGCTCTACATCCTCGACGAGCCGACCACCGGCCTGCACTTCCACGACATCAAGCAGCTCTTGAGCGTCCTGCATCGCCTGCGCGACGAAGGCAACACGGTGGTCGTCATCGAG